One window of Triticum dicoccoides isolate Atlit2015 ecotype Zavitan chromosome 5A, WEW_v2.0, whole genome shotgun sequence genomic DNA carries:
- the LOC119301482 gene encoding phospholipase D delta-like isoform X2, whose product MQDGLMHTHDEEARKFFRHSGVHCVLAPRYASNKMSIFKQQVVGTLFTHHQKCVIVDTQATGNNRKITAFLGGLDLCDGRYDTPEHRLFKDLTTVFKDDFHNPTFPVNKSDGPRQPWHDLHCKIEGPAAYDILTNFEQRWKKSAKWKVSVRRAVSWHHDTLVKINRMSWIVSPSADEINAHVCEENDPENWHVQIFRSIDSGSVKGFPKDVQEAESQNLVCAKNLQIDKSIHNAYVKAIRSAQHFIYIENQYFIGSSYYWSSHRGAGAENLIPIEVAIKIARKIAAREPFAAYIIIPMWPEGNPTTAPMQEILYWQGQTMSMMYKIIADALRKEGLDNAHPQDYLNFYCLGKREVTAEVPAPTSHSNENSPMRLAQKFRRFMIYVHSKGMIIDDEFVLIGSANINQRSLDGLRDTEIAMGAYQPHHSWAGTQGPPRGQVYGYRMSLWAEHLGTVKECFRQPQSMECVHLVNQMAEDNWACYVSPQMVDMKGHLMKYPIKVEKDGRVVPLPGHESFPDIGGKVLGSHSSLPNALTT is encoded by the exons ATGCAGGATGGACTCATGCATACACATGATGAGGAAGCTCGAAAGTTTTTCAGGCATTCAGGTGTCCACTGTGTGTTAGCTCCTCGTTATGCTAGCAACAAAATGAGCATTTTCAAGCAGCAG GTTGTAGGAACTTTGTTTACGCACCATCAGAAATGTGTAATTGTAGACACTCAAGCCACTGGAAACAATCGAAAAATAACAGCTTTTCTTGGCGGTCTCGACTTGTGTGACGGCAGATATGATACACCTGAACACAGGCTTTTCAAGGATCTTACTACTGTCTTCAAGGATGATTTCCATAATCCCACTTTCCCT GTGAATAAGTCTGATGGACCGAGACAGCCATGGCATGATTTACATTGCAAGATTGAGGGTCCAGCTGCATATGACATACTTACAAACTTTGAACAGAGATGGAAAAAATCCGCAAAATGGAAAGTCAGTGTCAGAAGAGCTGTAAGTTGGCATCATGATACTTTGGTGAAAATAAACCGGATGTCATGGATTGTTTCGCCCTCTGCAGATGAGATAAATGCACATGTTTGTGAAGAAAATGACCCAGAAAACTGGCATGTGCAG ATTTTCCGATCCATTGATTCAGGATCAGTAAAGGGATTCCCTAAAGATGTTCAAGAAGCTGAGTCACAG AATCTTGTCTGTGCAAAGAATCTGCAGATAGACAAGAGCATACACAATGCATATGTAAAAGCCATCAGATCTGCACAACACTTTATCTATATTGAAAACCAGTATTTTATTGGATCTTCGTACTACTGGTCTTCACATAGAGGTGCAG GTGCAGAGAACCTTATACCAATTGAAGTGGCCATAAAGATTGCAAGAAAGATCGCAGCAAGGGAGCCATTTGCAGCTTATATTATCATACCAATGTGGCCTGAAGGTAATCCGACAACTGCTCCTATGCAGGAGATCCTCTATTGGCAG GGGCAAACCATGTCCATGATGTACAAGATTATCGCAGACGCTCTCCGAAAGGAAGGGTTGGACAATGCCCATCCACAGGATTACCTGAACTTCTACTGCCTTGGTAAGCGTGAAGTCACAGCCGAGGTTCCTGCACCGACAAGCCATTCTAATGAGAATTCCCCGATG CGTCTGGCTCAGAAGTTCAGGAGGTTCATGATCTACGTCCACTCGAAAGGGATGATCATCGATGACGAGTTTGTTCTCATCGGCTCAGCCAATATAAACCAGAGGTCCTTGGACGGTTTGCGGGACACCGAGATCGCCATGGGCGCCTATCAGCCACACCACAGCTGGGCAGGAACCCAAGGTCCTCCGCGAGGACAG GTGTATGGCTACCGGATGTCGCTGTGGGCGGAGCATCTGGGCACGGTGAAGGAGTGCTTCCGTCAGCCGCAGTCCATGGAGTGCGTCCATTTGGTGAACCAGATGGCGGAGGATAACTGGGCATGCTATGTGTCGCCGCAGATGGTGGACATGAAGGGGCACCTCATGAAGTACCCCATCAAGGTCGAGAAGGACGGGAGGGTGGTGCCGCTGCCTGGGCATGAGAGCTTCCCGGACATCGGTGGCAAGGTGCTCGGCTCTCACTCCTCGCTGCCCAACGCGCTGACAACGTAA
- the LOC119301482 gene encoding phospholipase D delta-like isoform X1, with amino-acid sequence MGKHSAETGTSMLLHGDLDIQIVEARCLPNMDLMTERIRKCFTGYGACRSNCGNSNPKPDVRKIITSDPYVSVCLSGATVAQTRVINNSENPKWDEHFYVQVAHSVSRLEFHVKDDDIFGAELIGVASVPVEQITEGDTVSGWFPISGHYSNPKISPELNLSIQYKPFDQNPLYKDGVGAGGTENIGVPNAYFPLRKGGRVSLYQDAHVPDDFRPNIEIEGGRTYEQNKCWEEICHAIAEAHHLIYLIGWSLYHPINLLRESTKPLPDGVPRTIGEILKSKVQEGVRVIVLLWDDKTSHDKFLLKTDGLMHTHDEEARKFFRHSGVHCVLAPRYASNKMSIFKQQVVGTLFTHHQKCVIVDTQATGNNRKITAFLGGLDLCDGRYDTPEHRLFKDLTTVFKDDFHNPTFPVNKSDGPRQPWHDLHCKIEGPAAYDILTNFEQRWKKSAKWKVSVRRAVSWHHDTLVKINRMSWIVSPSADEINAHVCEENDPENWHVQIFRSIDSGSVKGFPKDVQEAESQNLVCAKNLQIDKSIHNAYVKAIRSAQHFIYIENQYFIGSSYYWSSHRGAGAENLIPIEVAIKIARKIAAREPFAAYIIIPMWPEGNPTTAPMQEILYWQGQTMSMMYKIIADALRKEGLDNAHPQDYLNFYCLGKREVTAEVPAPTSHSNENSPMRLAQKFRRFMIYVHSKGMIIDDEFVLIGSANINQRSLDGLRDTEIAMGAYQPHHSWAGTQGPPRGQVYGYRMSLWAEHLGTVKECFRQPQSMECVHLVNQMAEDNWACYVSPQMVDMKGHLMKYPIKVEKDGRVVPLPGHESFPDIGGKVLGSHSSLPNALTT; translated from the exons ATGGGGAAACACTCTGCTGAAACCGGGACTAGTATGCTCCTACATGGAGACTTGGACATACAGATAGTGGAAGCAAGATGTCTTCCTAATATGGATCTCATGACCGAAAGGATCCGGAAATGCTTCACTGGCTATGGTGCTTGCAGGTCCAACTGCGGgaattctaatccaaaaccagacgTGAGGAAGATCATTACTAGTGATCCATATGTTTCAGTTTGCCTCTCAGGTGCAACGGTGGCACAAACTCGAGTCATTAACAACTCGGAGAATCCTAAATGGGATGAACACTTCTATGTTCAGGTTGCCCATTCAGTTAGCAGACTCGAGTTTCATGTAAAGGACGATGACATCTTTGGGGCTGAGCTCATAGGTGTTGCTTCAGTACCAGTTGAACAGATCACAGAAGGGGATACTGTCAGTGGCTGGTTTCCAATCTCTGGTCACTACAGTAACCCAAAGATATCTCCTGAACTCAATTTATCTATCCAGTATAAGCCATTTGATCAGAATCCGCTGTACAAGGACGGAGTTGGTGCCGGTGGTACTGAGAATATTGGTGTGCCAAATGCTTATTTTCCTCTTCGCAAGGGTGGTAGGGTCAGTCTATATCAAGATGCCCATGTTCCTGATGATTTTCGTCCTAACATTGAAATTGAAGGTGGGAGGACATATGAACAAAATAAATGCTGGGAAGAGATTTGCCATGCAATTGCTGAGGCTCATCACCTTATTTACCTTATTGGCTGGTCATTATATCACCCTATCAATCTTCTAAGGGAATCGACAAAACCTTTGCCTGATGGAGTCCCACGGAccattggagagattttgaaaagcAAGGTTCAAGAGGGAGTTCGTGTTATCGTGTTGCTTTGGGATGACAAAACATCACACGACAAATTTCTTTTGAAAACG GATGGACTCATGCATACACATGATGAGGAAGCTCGAAAGTTTTTCAGGCATTCAGGTGTCCACTGTGTGTTAGCTCCTCGTTATGCTAGCAACAAAATGAGCATTTTCAAGCAGCAG GTTGTAGGAACTTTGTTTACGCACCATCAGAAATGTGTAATTGTAGACACTCAAGCCACTGGAAACAATCGAAAAATAACAGCTTTTCTTGGCGGTCTCGACTTGTGTGACGGCAGATATGATACACCTGAACACAGGCTTTTCAAGGATCTTACTACTGTCTTCAAGGATGATTTCCATAATCCCACTTTCCCT GTGAATAAGTCTGATGGACCGAGACAGCCATGGCATGATTTACATTGCAAGATTGAGGGTCCAGCTGCATATGACATACTTACAAACTTTGAACAGAGATGGAAAAAATCCGCAAAATGGAAAGTCAGTGTCAGAAGAGCTGTAAGTTGGCATCATGATACTTTGGTGAAAATAAACCGGATGTCATGGATTGTTTCGCCCTCTGCAGATGAGATAAATGCACATGTTTGTGAAGAAAATGACCCAGAAAACTGGCATGTGCAG ATTTTCCGATCCATTGATTCAGGATCAGTAAAGGGATTCCCTAAAGATGTTCAAGAAGCTGAGTCACAG AATCTTGTCTGTGCAAAGAATCTGCAGATAGACAAGAGCATACACAATGCATATGTAAAAGCCATCAGATCTGCACAACACTTTATCTATATTGAAAACCAGTATTTTATTGGATCTTCGTACTACTGGTCTTCACATAGAGGTGCAG GTGCAGAGAACCTTATACCAATTGAAGTGGCCATAAAGATTGCAAGAAAGATCGCAGCAAGGGAGCCATTTGCAGCTTATATTATCATACCAATGTGGCCTGAAGGTAATCCGACAACTGCTCCTATGCAGGAGATCCTCTATTGGCAG GGGCAAACCATGTCCATGATGTACAAGATTATCGCAGACGCTCTCCGAAAGGAAGGGTTGGACAATGCCCATCCACAGGATTACCTGAACTTCTACTGCCTTGGTAAGCGTGAAGTCACAGCCGAGGTTCCTGCACCGACAAGCCATTCTAATGAGAATTCCCCGATG CGTCTGGCTCAGAAGTTCAGGAGGTTCATGATCTACGTCCACTCGAAAGGGATGATCATCGATGACGAGTTTGTTCTCATCGGCTCAGCCAATATAAACCAGAGGTCCTTGGACGGTTTGCGGGACACCGAGATCGCCATGGGCGCCTATCAGCCACACCACAGCTGGGCAGGAACCCAAGGTCCTCCGCGAGGACAG GTGTATGGCTACCGGATGTCGCTGTGGGCGGAGCATCTGGGCACGGTGAAGGAGTGCTTCCGTCAGCCGCAGTCCATGGAGTGCGTCCATTTGGTGAACCAGATGGCGGAGGATAACTGGGCATGCTATGTGTCGCCGCAGATGGTGGACATGAAGGGGCACCTCATGAAGTACCCCATCAAGGTCGAGAAGGACGGGAGGGTGGTGCCGCTGCCTGGGCATGAGAGCTTCCCGGACATCGGTGGCAAGGTGCTCGGCTCTCACTCCTCGCTGCCCAACGCGCTGACAACGTAA
- the LOC119301482 gene encoding phospholipase D delta-like isoform X3: MAVSSSSLPARGPHARASLSLSGASSASPVRINESLAYAPYCGLFNLIPHTMGKHSAETGTSMLLHGDLDIQIVEARCLPNMDLMTERIRKCFTGYGACRSNCGNSNPKPDVRKIITSDPYVSVCLSGATVAQTRVINNSENPKWDEHFYVQVAHSVSRLEFHVKDDDIFGAELIGVASVPVEQITEGDTVSGWFPISGHYSNPKISPELNLSIQYKPFDQNPLYKDGVGAGGTENIGVPNAYFPLRKGGRVSLYQDAHVPDDFRPNIEIEGGRTYEQNKCWEEICHAIAEAHHLIYLIGWSLYHPINLLRESTKPLPDGVPRTIGEILKSKVQEGVRVIVLLWDDKTSHDKFLLKTDGLMHTHDEEARKFFRHSGVHCVLAPRYASNKMSIFKQQVVGTLFTHHQKCVIVDTQATGNNRKITAFLGGLDLCDGRYDTPEHRLFKDLTTVFKDDFHNPTFPVNKSDGPRQPWHDLHCKIEGPAAYDILTNFEQRWKKSAKWKVSVRRAVSWHHDTLVKINRMSWIVSPSADEINAHVCEENDPENWHVQIFRSIDSGSVKGFPKDVQEAESQNLVCAKNLQIDKSIHNAYVKAIRSAQHFIYIENQYFIGSSYYWSSHRGAGAENLIPIEVAIKIARKIAAREPFAAYIIIPMWPEGNPTTAPMQEILYWQGQTMSMMYKIIADALRKEGLDNAHPQDYLNFYCLGKREVTAEVPAPTSHSNENSPMRLAQKFRRFMIYVHSKGMIIDDEFVLIGSANINQRSLDGLRDTEIAMGAYQPHHSWAGTQGPPRGQVYGYRMSLWAEHLGTVKECFRQPQSMECVHLVNQMAEDNWACYVSPQMVDMKGHLMKYPIKVEKDGRVVPLPGHESFPDIGGKVLGSHSSLPNALTT; this comes from the exons ATGGCCGTCTCATCCTCTTCTCTTCCCGCGCGCGGACCACACGCGCgcgcctctctctcgctctcgggcGCGTCTTCTGCCTCTCCGGTGCG GATAAATGAAAGCTTAGCTTATGCACCTTATTGTGGTCTGTTTAATCTCATCCCTCATACAATGGGGAAACACTCTGCTGAAACCGGGACTAGTATGCTCCTACATGGAGACTTGGACATACAGATAGTGGAAGCAAGATGTCTTCCTAATATGGATCTCATGACCGAAAGGATCCGGAAATGCTTCACTGGCTATGGTGCTTGCAGGTCCAACTGCGGgaattctaatccaaaaccagacgTGAGGAAGATCATTACTAGTGATCCATATGTTTCAGTTTGCCTCTCAGGTGCAACGGTGGCACAAACTCGAGTCATTAACAACTCGGAGAATCCTAAATGGGATGAACACTTCTATGTTCAGGTTGCCCATTCAGTTAGCAGACTCGAGTTTCATGTAAAGGACGATGACATCTTTGGGGCTGAGCTCATAGGTGTTGCTTCAGTACCAGTTGAACAGATCACAGAAGGGGATACTGTCAGTGGCTGGTTTCCAATCTCTGGTCACTACAGTAACCCAAAGATATCTCCTGAACTCAATTTATCTATCCAGTATAAGCCATTTGATCAGAATCCGCTGTACAAGGACGGAGTTGGTGCCGGTGGTACTGAGAATATTGGTGTGCCAAATGCTTATTTTCCTCTTCGCAAGGGTGGTAGGGTCAGTCTATATCAAGATGCCCATGTTCCTGATGATTTTCGTCCTAACATTGAAATTGAAGGTGGGAGGACATATGAACAAAATAAATGCTGGGAAGAGATTTGCCATGCAATTGCTGAGGCTCATCACCTTATTTACCTTATTGGCTGGTCATTATATCACCCTATCAATCTTCTAAGGGAATCGACAAAACCTTTGCCTGATGGAGTCCCACGGAccattggagagattttgaaaagcAAGGTTCAAGAGGGAGTTCGTGTTATCGTGTTGCTTTGGGATGACAAAACATCACACGACAAATTTCTTTTGAAAACG GATGGACTCATGCATACACATGATGAGGAAGCTCGAAAGTTTTTCAGGCATTCAGGTGTCCACTGTGTGTTAGCTCCTCGTTATGCTAGCAACAAAATGAGCATTTTCAAGCAGCAG GTTGTAGGAACTTTGTTTACGCACCATCAGAAATGTGTAATTGTAGACACTCAAGCCACTGGAAACAATCGAAAAATAACAGCTTTTCTTGGCGGTCTCGACTTGTGTGACGGCAGATATGATACACCTGAACACAGGCTTTTCAAGGATCTTACTACTGTCTTCAAGGATGATTTCCATAATCCCACTTTCCCT GTGAATAAGTCTGATGGACCGAGACAGCCATGGCATGATTTACATTGCAAGATTGAGGGTCCAGCTGCATATGACATACTTACAAACTTTGAACAGAGATGGAAAAAATCCGCAAAATGGAAAGTCAGTGTCAGAAGAGCTGTAAGTTGGCATCATGATACTTTGGTGAAAATAAACCGGATGTCATGGATTGTTTCGCCCTCTGCAGATGAGATAAATGCACATGTTTGTGAAGAAAATGACCCAGAAAACTGGCATGTGCAG ATTTTCCGATCCATTGATTCAGGATCAGTAAAGGGATTCCCTAAAGATGTTCAAGAAGCTGAGTCACAG AATCTTGTCTGTGCAAAGAATCTGCAGATAGACAAGAGCATACACAATGCATATGTAAAAGCCATCAGATCTGCACAACACTTTATCTATATTGAAAACCAGTATTTTATTGGATCTTCGTACTACTGGTCTTCACATAGAGGTGCAG GTGCAGAGAACCTTATACCAATTGAAGTGGCCATAAAGATTGCAAGAAAGATCGCAGCAAGGGAGCCATTTGCAGCTTATATTATCATACCAATGTGGCCTGAAGGTAATCCGACAACTGCTCCTATGCAGGAGATCCTCTATTGGCAG GGGCAAACCATGTCCATGATGTACAAGATTATCGCAGACGCTCTCCGAAAGGAAGGGTTGGACAATGCCCATCCACAGGATTACCTGAACTTCTACTGCCTTGGTAAGCGTGAAGTCACAGCCGAGGTTCCTGCACCGACAAGCCATTCTAATGAGAATTCCCCGATG CGTCTGGCTCAGAAGTTCAGGAGGTTCATGATCTACGTCCACTCGAAAGGGATGATCATCGATGACGAGTTTGTTCTCATCGGCTCAGCCAATATAAACCAGAGGTCCTTGGACGGTTTGCGGGACACCGAGATCGCCATGGGCGCCTATCAGCCACACCACAGCTGGGCAGGAACCCAAGGTCCTCCGCGAGGACAG GTGTATGGCTACCGGATGTCGCTGTGGGCGGAGCATCTGGGCACGGTGAAGGAGTGCTTCCGTCAGCCGCAGTCCATGGAGTGCGTCCATTTGGTGAACCAGATGGCGGAGGATAACTGGGCATGCTATGTGTCGCCGCAGATGGTGGACATGAAGGGGCACCTCATGAAGTACCCCATCAAGGTCGAGAAGGACGGGAGGGTGGTGCCGCTGCCTGGGCATGAGAGCTTCCCGGACATCGGTGGCAAGGTGCTCGGCTCTCACTCCTCGCTGCCCAACGCGCTGACAACGTAA